A section of the Aricia agestis chromosome 4, ilAriAges1.1, whole genome shotgun sequence genome encodes:
- the LOC121726537 gene encoding probable pyruvate dehydrogenase E1 component subunit alpha, mitochondrial, which yields MSKLIPSVSKLLSGAKISKAAAPVTVGSSANYSTKSEATFEVKPYKLHKLDKGPATTATLTAEDALKICEKLAVLRRIETASGNLYKEKIIRGFCHLYSGQEAVAVGMRTAMRDVDTVITAYRCHGWTHLMGVSVLGVLSELTGRRTGCSRGKGGSMHLYGRNFFGGNGIVGAQVPLGAGIAFAHKYRGDGGVTFACYGDGAANQGQLFEAYNMAKLWDLPCVFVCENNGYGMGTSVDRSSASTDYYSRGDYIPGIWVDGMDAIATREATRFAIDYCTSGKGPLVMEMETYRYSGHSMSDPGTSYRTRDEVQEVRQTRDPITSFKDKLLTSELATPDQLKEIDAKVRKEVDEATKQAKTEAEVPVEELSGDIYYKSLEPLIRGIHPGAPLNHLEVVPRQ from the exons ATGAGTAAGCTTATCCCGTCCGTCTCCAAACTTCTTTCGGGAGCTAAAATATCG AAAGCTGCCGCCCCTGTGACCGTAGGCTCGAGTGCAAATTATAGTACAAAATCAGAAGCAACATTTGAAGTGAAG CCCTATAAACTTCATAAGTTAGATAAAGGGCCAGCTACAACTGCCACACTTACAGCTGAAGATGCTCTTAAAATTTGTGAGAAACTTGCCGTTCTGCGACGAATTGAAACTGCCTCAGGCAATCTGTACAAAGAAAAGATTATTCGTGGATTCTGCCACTTGTATTCAG gccAAGAAGCCGTAGCTGTTGGTATGCGTACAGCGATGCGAGATGTTGATACAGTCATAACTGCGTACCGATGCCACGGCTGGACCCACCTGATGGGTGTCAGTGTTCTGGGTGTGCTGTCAGAACTGACTGGCAGAAGGACTGGTTGTTCTAGGGGCAAGGGAGGCTCCATGCACTTGTACGGAAGGAACTTCTTTGGTGGCAACGGCATTGTCGGTGCTCAG GTGCCACTAGGTGCTGGCATAGCATTCGCTCACAAGTACCGCGGCGACGGCGGCGTTACTTTCGCTTGCTACGGCGACGGCGCCGCCAATCAGGGCCAGCTGTTCGAAGCGTATAATATGGCCAAACTGTGGGACCTGCCATGTGTGTTCGTTTGCGAGAATAATGGATATG GTATGGGTACAAGCGTGGACCGGTCATCGGCCAGCACGGACTACTACTCGCGCGGTGACTACATTCCCGGCATCTGGGTGGACGGCATGGACGCCATCGCCACGCGCGAGGCCACGCGCTTCGCTATCGATTACTGCACCAGCGGAAAAG GTCCGCTGGTAATGGAGATGGAGACGTACCGGTACTCCGGGCACTCGATGTCTGACCCGGGCACATCTTACCGCACGAGAGACGAGGTGCAGGAGGTGCGGCAGACCAGGGACCCCATCACCTCCTTCAAGGACAAGCTGCTTACGTCGGAGCTGGCTACACCGGACCAGCTCAAG GAGATAGATGCTAAGGTGCGTAAAGAGGTGGACGAAGCGACAAAACAGGCGAAGACCGAGGCCGAGGTACCCGTTGAGGAGCTTAGCGGAGACATCTACTACAAAAGCCTGGAGCCCCTCATCCGGGGCATCCACCCCGGGGCTCCGCTGAACCACCTTGAAGTGGTGCCAAGGCAATAA